A genomic segment from Polyangium mundeleinium encodes:
- a CDS encoding sensor histidine kinase — protein MSNAEQLRTLIEASPDPIFMKDGEGRWLQVNRAGLEVFGLEGVDYQCKSEAELSAFTPFYREALLVCPDTDSVAWDAGKLSRVEENVPRPDGSIRTYDVYKVPLFYPDGRRRGLVVLGRDITDRRRAEQERDRLLEKEQIARAAAERAERRSAFLAETTRILSGTLDYEDTATRLAHLCVPFAADWCAVWTVDGHGGVHLGALAHVDPAREALAKPGQIRVEPDLPGGVSHVVRFGQPLLCPAVPDTTDARLAALGTRDPACEELVRALGLASYVAVPLVARGRTLGAITLARMPGSHPACAADLTLAEDLGHHAALALANARLYEESQEAIRARDEFLSIASHELRTPCTSLRLGIEALLRHARAGKLDRMPAPLIERLLETSDRQSKHLLHLIDRLLDVSRLEAGHLDLELEEVDLAALTREAASELREEISRTGGSLLVEAERPVRGMWDRARLRQVVTNLLGNALKYGAGKPVRVRATGDDTQGWLCVEDRGIGIPEDRQPHIFDRFERAVSSRHYGGLGLGLYIVRQIVEAHGGAIALTSHPGEGSTFTVSLPKTRAPAAARAS, from the coding sequence ATGTCCAACGCGGAGCAGCTTCGAACGCTCATCGAGGCCTCGCCCGATCCCATCTTCATGAAGGACGGCGAGGGCCGCTGGCTCCAGGTCAATCGCGCCGGGCTCGAGGTGTTCGGGCTCGAAGGCGTCGATTACCAGTGCAAGAGCGAAGCCGAGCTCTCCGCGTTCACGCCCTTTTATCGGGAAGCCTTGCTCGTTTGTCCGGATACGGACAGCGTCGCCTGGGACGCGGGCAAGCTCTCCCGCGTCGAGGAAAACGTCCCGCGGCCCGACGGGTCGATCCGCACCTACGACGTGTACAAGGTCCCGCTCTTTTATCCGGACGGGCGGCGCCGTGGCCTCGTCGTGCTCGGCCGCGACATCACCGACCGCAGGCGCGCCGAGCAAGAGCGCGATCGGCTCCTCGAAAAAGAGCAGATCGCCCGCGCGGCCGCCGAGCGCGCCGAGCGTCGCTCCGCGTTCCTCGCCGAGACGACCCGCATCCTCTCCGGCACGCTCGATTACGAGGACACCGCGACCCGGCTCGCGCACCTCTGCGTCCCCTTCGCCGCCGATTGGTGCGCCGTGTGGACCGTCGACGGCCACGGCGGCGTGCACCTCGGCGCCCTCGCCCACGTCGACCCGGCCCGCGAGGCCCTCGCCAAGCCCGGCCAGATCCGCGTCGAGCCCGACCTGCCCGGCGGCGTCTCCCACGTCGTCCGCTTCGGCCAGCCGCTGCTCTGCCCCGCGGTCCCCGACACCACCGACGCGCGCCTCGCCGCCCTCGGGACGCGGGATCCGGCCTGCGAGGAGCTCGTCCGCGCGCTCGGCCTCGCCTCGTACGTCGCCGTGCCCCTGGTCGCGCGCGGCCGCACGCTCGGCGCGATCACCCTCGCCCGCATGCCCGGCTCCCACCCGGCCTGCGCGGCCGACCTCACGCTCGCCGAGGACCTCGGCCACCACGCGGCGCTCGCGCTCGCGAATGCGCGCCTCTACGAGGAGTCGCAGGAGGCCATCCGCGCGCGCGACGAGTTCCTCTCGATCGCCTCGCACGAGCTGCGCACGCCTTGCACCTCGCTCCGCCTCGGCATCGAGGCGCTCCTCCGGCATGCGCGCGCGGGCAAGCTGGATCGAATGCCCGCGCCGCTGATCGAGCGCCTGCTCGAGACGAGTGATCGGCAAAGCAAGCACCTCTTGCACCTCATCGACCGGCTGCTCGACGTCTCGCGCCTCGAAGCTGGCCACCTCGATCTGGAGCTCGAAGAGGTCGATCTCGCGGCCCTCACGCGCGAGGCCGCCAGCGAGCTGCGCGAGGAGATCTCGCGCACGGGCGGCTCGCTCCTCGTCGAGGCGGAGCGCCCGGTGCGGGGCATGTGGGATCGGGCGCGTCTGCGCCAGGTCGTCACGAACCTCCTCGGCAATGCGCTCAAGTACGGCGCCGGCAAGCCCGTCCGGGTGCGGGCCACGGGCGACGACACGCAGGGATGGCTCTGCGTCGAGGATCGCGGCATCGGCATCCCCGAGGATCGCCAGCCGCACATCTTCGATCGATTCGAGCGCGCGGTCTCGTCCCGCCATTACGGCGGCCTCGGCCTCGGCCTCTACATCGTGCGCCAGATCGTCGAGGCCCACGGCGGCGCCATCGCGCTCACGAGCCACCCCGGCGAAGGCTCGACCTTCACCGTCTCGCTCCCGAAGACCCGCGCCCCCGCGGCCGCCCGCGCCTCCTGA